TCTAAAGTCCCCTTATGTGGTCACacttataaacataaatatgatAACAGTATATGCCACCATACAACATCGTCAGACAGCAAATGTTATCTTGTCAAGACAAGCTAATCTAACAAGCTCCTTAATACCCTTTCCAGTTCCTGATAATATGgtataaaacattaaaaaatgttttttgaatatttatattacgaatttacttaatatttttatattattatgatgattacatttatttgaagatttaatcataataattatttggcATGACtcttaaaaagaaaagttctTTTAGATTAACCCATTATAAATCGACCAACTAGTcgtatacatattatttgaataccCTACCACTATTTGAATAAATCTAATGAGTGTTGATAATCCATAAACCAATTTCACTTGAGGTAATCACTTTTCATAATcatgaaatgaaatactaaaatataaatagctgCCTTCGCATCACTACCCTATATCATTGGTTTTTGTGACAAGTGTTCATTGTTGACCGCCAAGGTTTGACCCTCGGAAACTTTTTGGTAGCTGCTTATCAGCCACACACCCCCCTTGTAAGCACCATAGTGGGCGTCTCTGTTTCTGGTAGTCGAAGTGATACGATACCACGAGAACGCGAGACACGTGCGATAACATAACTTTGTCTGGGATCGATTCACTTTGCTGGGTTTCTGCCACTGGGACCAAGTGGACAGATGCGACTGGCTGGACAGACTGAGCTGATAGGGCGGCTCGTCTTTGTTATCAACGtggaaatgtttttatttatttatgtgaatattatgtgagatttcagatttattaaaatagttgaGAATGCGCGATTTGCAGGTCAGTTCGACTCGGAGTTAGCTCCAGTTAGGATCGCCTAGTGTTTCTCTTGCTCTATAATTTGAAAGGATGGTGATTGAAAAGTGGAAGGAGTGTGGCATTGCCACCAAATTTCCCACTTACCGCAACTCGCCGCTGGTGACGGTGCACAGCTGGCAGAAGGGCAAGCGACAGGATGACGAGGCCGAAGGATTGTGGCGCATACACGATGGCATCTATGACTTTACGGAGTTTATTGATAAACATCCCGGTGGTCCCTTTTGGATACGTGAAACCAAGGGCACGGACATCACCGAGGCATTTGAGGCTCACCATTTGACCTCCACGCCAGAGAAGATGATTACCAAGTACAAGGTGCGGGATGCTGCAAAGCCAAGGATCTACACGCTAACGCTGCACGAGGATGGCTTCTACAAGACGCTGAAGGAACGTGTGAAGCAGCAGCTCAAGACCATTGACAAGCGCCCAAAGCGCAAGAGCGATGTgagtaaaatacaaataaaatcgaaacaGATTAACTGATAAACTGAATTGTTAGCTAATCCATCTGGGCATCTTGCTGTCCACTTACCTCTTCGCTGTGGCCAGCGTCAAGTACAACAGTCTGTTGGCTTTGGTTCTGGCTGGCGTGGCGCTCTGCTGGACGGTGATTGTGTCCCACAACTATTTCCATCGTCGCGACAACTGGCAGATGTACACCTTCAATTTGGGCCTGATGAACTTCTGCGCATGGCGTATCTCACATGCCATGTCACATCACATCTATCCCAATTCCTACTACGATCTGGAGCTGAGCATGTTTGAACCGTTGCTCTGCTGGGTGCCCAATCCACACATCAAGAGCAAAGCATTGCGCTATGTCTCGTGGATCACAGAGCCACTGGCCTATGCCATTGCCTTCTTCCTGCAAGTGCTCACGCGGTAAGTAGCTGAACAGCAGTCAAATAATCTTGATCAGTCAATCAAAACTCACACAATCAACACAAATATGTATTCGTTTAGCATCTACTACTCGTTGCGTCACACGAATATTATGTATTGGCACGATCTCTTGCCCCTCACAATACCGCTCGTCATGTATTTGGGATCGTCTGGATCGGCGGGCTTGTTGTTCTGTGTGCGCCAATGGCTGGCGATGACGTCGATTGCCAGCTTTTCGTTTTGTGTAATCGGCTTGAATGCCGCTCATCATGACCCAGAGATCTATCACGAGGGCGACAAGAACCGTGAGGATCGCGATTGGGGCTTGTTCCAGGTGGACACTATTATCGATCGCGGCGACTTGAAGTGGTCACAGTTCCTGGTGCTCACACACTTTGGTGATCATGTGCTGCATCATTTGTTCCCCACACTCGATCATGGCCTGCTCCCTGCTCTCTATCCGGTGCTCTACGAGACGCTGGATCAATTCAAGGGTGAGCTGCGCGAATGCAATCACATCGAACACATGATTGGCCAGCACAAGCAACTTCTGCGCATACATTCCAATCCTAGAGCTCCGGGTGAGGGCAAATAATTTAGCTTTAAAACTACAGCTCTATATTATAGCAAACTTTTGTATAtaacagaaataaatatttcatttttagcaaaacattattttaataaaacacaatttcttttttaaattgatttacatttattttgttccttttttgtatacttttttAATGTAGTTTTGATCTTTTCTTATAATGtgttgataaaataaaaaatattaacataagCATAAGCGCCATGTGATGCGAGTGTGtatgctgtctgtctgtaggTCTATATTCGATCTATTCGTACTGGTGTTCGGATATACAATAGTTTATATAAGACACACAATTCGATAACTAGATTATATTCAGGTGCGACATTTCCTCCCGGACACTTCACAGTGGACCTATTTGACGGGGCTCatatttgttgatgttgtaaTGCATGGTTTTTCATTGTTGAATgcgttttttgtgtgtttgtttagaaagttgtataaaaatatataaatacaataacagGACGTGAGAAGTGTCCCAAAGCAAATGTCGCGCTTACAAAGCTGCCACCAACTCCCTCACAAGAAACTTATGTATGTCGATCGTTGTAGTATTCTTGTCGATGTTTCTTGATCTTATTGCTATCGGGCATAACACCAACATTGTTTTGATTGGCTTCCGATAAAAAGAATTATCATACAAGTAGTAAGTATTTTTTCATGATGTTCTTTTTGCCTAAGTGCATAGTGCGTCTCCCGTCGTttcgatatatattttgttatagttttattattttgtttaaattaagaaattaatttaaaatcataaaCATAATCATTATgaaatatcatttaaaataaattaaaaaatgaaatggcaTTTAGAATTCGTTTTCAGGAGCAAGGTCGAATCTTGGTGGGAAAGCCAATCCGTCGAATTGTGGCCTAACGGATGTCGCACGGGGCTGTGGAAGAGAATAGAAAAGTTCCAGATAAGTAAATTGCATTaatcttatttaaaaaatgtgatTCTAAATGATCTATGTGATGATTGACGATGATAATGATTGACCATAACCATGCGTTGAGACGATGGAcgattgattttttttctcaagacAACAACTGAGAATGAGAGGGGAAAGAGCGAATATAGTCGCACGTTTTGTAGTGCACACATTGCCGGAGGGGAAATAATATACGAGTGAGCGAGAGCGCAACAAATGACGTAACGTAAGTGTTTGCTCACGAAGGGGAATGTATGAGAGagcgacaaaaaaaagagagaacgCAACTAGTTGAACGACTGTACGATTTGGGGaatgtctgtgtatgtgtgacacaacaacacaacaagaCAACAAGACAACGGGAGCGTAAACGTAAACGAGAACGTTATCGATAACGATTACATCATGGTTATCGCCACTTACAAATGTTATCAAGAAAGTTTCTACTGCTCCAGCGCGCTCTTGCGGCCACCTCGCGACGCTGCAGGCTGCAGTACACAtgtacaaatacatatatcaataatATAGTGGAAGAATAGTTTTCTATATTGTATGCAGAATGGTTGTAGAGAAAGCAAAGTcgattgatttgatttgattgatcattttctttttttgattgtGCTTACTGTTGTGATCTTCAAAAgttattacaaaattgtaaaaatgaaCGCATTTTTGGTTGGTACTTGATATCGCTGAACGATGATCGATGattctttcttctttctttctttcattctttcttcTTGAATTTCATAtgatgtttaatattttttatttttaatcggTTTACTTCGCCCATGTGCGTAAATGGGgatatgttgttgttgttgggtcgCCTCTAATTACAATTCTCTGTTCTACCGAATGTCGTATGATGCatctatattattataattgtatattaattctTATAAGCTATAATTCTCTTTGCATGTTTTTGTTctctcattattattacaaatataattgaaaccattttcagattttttcagctttttttttgttttttttttttttgtttttggtttgattCGGATGTGCCTCAACTTTTAGATTtaattctgttgttgtttgttgtttttgtagagATGATTTAATAGTGAAGAAGCAGAACGCGACCCGCAATATGAAAGggaagaatatatatatttgtatatacatcTTAATTATTAAACTCTAATCTGGAGAGATATCGGAATACTAAATAATGGTAGCATTGTGTTTTACTGCTGCATGAGTAGTGCagacgagagagagatatagatGGGGCTAGGTATGGGATGGGAATAGAGGGAGTCTAGACACTTACCGCTGGGCTGGCACCACGACCGACAGAACCGGCACGTCCCTTGGCGCGGAATTTGCTAATGGCCTGTTCAGCCAGATCGGCACGCTCCTCAGCTTCCTCGAGCTCCTGCTGGGCCTTGCGGAATTTGGCCAAGTTGAGGGCAGCGATTTCCTCAGCCTCCTCAATCTGCCTCTTGTATGTCTTGATCTTCTGTTGCAGCTTGTCAACCAGATCCTGCATGCGCTCGTGGTTCTTGCGGTCCTCCTCAGACTGGAAGCTCAACTCCTTGATGCGACGCTCGGACTTGCGCAAGTTCTTCTGGGCATCGGCGTGTCTCCTCTGCTCACCATCCAGCTCGTTCTCGAGCTCGCGGACGCGCTGCTCCAACTTCTGGATAGCCTTCTTGCCACCCTTAAGAGCGTTGGCCTCAGCCTCATCCAGACGGACCTGCAGTTCCTTGATCTGCTGCTCAAGGGCCTTCCTCAATTTCTCCTGGGTCTGGGCATGATCCTGCTCAGCGCGGAGCTCATCAGCCAGGCGGGCGGCATCAACCATAGCCTTCTTGGCCTTCTCCTCGGAGTTCTTGGCTTCGTTGAGGAGCTCATCCAGGTCAGAGTGCAGAGTCTGGAGCTCAGACTCCAACTTCCTCTTGGCAGCGGAGATGGAAGCGTTCTGGGCGGAAACTTCGTTCAACTGTTCGTGGGCATCGGCCAGTTCCTGCTCGGCCTGGCGACGGCCGCGGTCGGCCTGCTCCAGCAGAGTGCGGGACTCCTCGAGTTCGTTCTGCAGAGCGTTGGCACGACGCTCAGAGATACCCAGCTGTTCACGGGCATCGTCACGGGCTCTCTGTTCTTCCTCAAGGGCGGTCTGGATGTCCTTGAGCTGCTGTTGGTAGCGCTTGATGTTCTTCTGGGCCTCGGCGTTAGCCTATTAGATAAATAAAAGAGTTTCAATTAGTTGCTGGCCATAATAGCAGTTTCAATAGGGTAGCCTACCTTGTTGGCATGATCCAGAGCAATCTCCAATTCGTTGATGTCGGCTTCCAACTTCTTCTTCATGCGGAGGGCCTCAGCCTTACCCTTGGCCTCAGCCTCAAGGGAGGCTTGCATGGAGTCGAGAGCGCGCTGGTGGTTCTTGCGGGTGTTCTCGAATTCCTCTTCCTTCTCCTGGATGCGGCGGTCGATTTCCTGGCGCACCTGGGACAGCTCCAGCTGGGCGCGGAGCACCTTGTTCTCCTCCTGTTCAAGAGCAGCCTCAGCTTCCTCAAGAGCAGCCTGGAGCTCGTCCTTTTCGGCTTCCAGGCGCTTGCGGGCCTTCTCGATCTCATGGATGTTGCGGCCACCCTCACCGATCTGGTCGAGCAGATCCTTGACTTCATCAGCCAAGTTCTTGTTCTCACGACGGACAGCCTCCAGCTGCTCCTGGCCTTCCTCGTAGGCGCCCTTAAGACGGAACAACTCGGTGGAGTAGTTGCGGCACTCCTTCTGGGAGGCATCGAGCTCAGCAGCCAAATCGTCGACCTTGAGCTTCCATTCGCCAATGATCTTGTCGAATGCCTTCTGCTTCTTCTCGGCGGCGTTGGCAATGGCGTTGGCACGGTCGACCTCCAGCTGCAAGTCCTCGACTTCGGTGGACAGACGCTGCTTGGTCTTCTCCAGGCCAATGCACTTCTGGTTGAGCGACTCAATGGTCTCCTCAGCCTCAGCAAGGCGGGCCTGCAGCTTCCTCTTGGCTTCCTCCAACTCCTCAGAGCGGGCAACACCATCGGATTCGTACTTGCTGCGCCAGACCTGAGCCTCGGCGTTGGCCTTGCTGAGTTGACGCTGCAAATCAGCCTTGCCCTCAGCCTCCTCCTCAACCTGCTCGCGCAAGTTGTCGAGGTCGTGCTCCAAGTTGCGGAACTTGCCCAAAAGGGTGGCACGCTCGCGCGACTCTTCGTCGGCCAGACGCTTGGTATCCTCCAGCTGGGTGGTCAAGGAGATCTTGATCTTGGACAGCTGAGACACCTGGGACTCGGCTTCCTCCAATTGGCGGAGCAGGTCGGAGTTCTCAATGGACAGCTTCTTCTTGCTGGCATCGAAATCGTTCAGAGTCCTGTTGGTCTCATCCAATTTCGATTGGACCTCGTTGAGGgtgtgctgcagctgcttggcGATCTTCTCCTGGGCGGCCTGTTTTCATTAATAGAGGAAAACAGATTAGCAAACAAACACTCGACTGCATGATTATCTATTTTGGGTTGTgtggcattttgttttgtgtaaaAGCTGTACAGAATTAGTAAATTGACAAGGAGTGGGCACATTAAAAGCATACTCAAAAATTGTGGGTCGTTTTAGCGGTGTGAatttcttattcttttttttttcgtttttactaCCAAAAGagaatactatatacaaacaaaTCGGCGGAGATAATAATAAACGATTcagcaaatataatttacagcAGCAGATCGCAGATGAACGAAGTAGAAAAtcatatattgtattgtataccTTCTCGTTGGTAATGTGGTCAACGCCGGCGCGCAGATCGTTCAGCTGGCCGTAGTACTCGTTCTTCTCCTTCTCAGCCCTGGTTTAGATAGAGAGTAGAGTAGAGATACGTGTGTGGTTAGTTAAAGGGGGTTACAGTCTGTATGGGGAGAACAGCAATTGTGACTAGCTTTATTGGCAAAAAGGCGAGAAGCGAGAGCTGGGCGAGCGATCGAGTCCAAGTCCACAGATGTTTCCTCTTCTGCTAGAGATATTTCTAttcgaatattattttaatattgggGTACCATCAGTAGAAAAagacagacacagagagagatagagtgagACACGCACACAATTTGTACTCTTGTTGTGGTGTGTGTGACGTGTGAGCAAGAgtttcaagtgtgtgtgtgtttgattgtTGTAAGTTTTGTGGTACATGCGTTGTGAGGTGTCTATGTGTGACCCATATGTGCGACTAGTCGGGGATCCCAACTATACGCCGCATATGTGGCCGACATATTACCTTATCGCGTGCCAACTGATCGCAGGCGGTACGAGTTTGATTCAACTCGTTGTGGCAAGTCTGACGATCGTGCTCAGCCCTAGatggcaaaaaataaattaaatattatttcgaTTGACGCTCTTGATTGACGTGGCAAATTTGGCTCCTGTAAAAAGCTGGCAAAAAACTACGAAAATTCGATTAGACTGAGATACTTACTTGGCCTTCAGCTTGTTGAGCTGATCAACCTGCTCAGCCATCTCGGCGACGGCATCGTTGTGCTTCTTGCGCAGGTTAGCCAGGGTGGATTCGTGCTGGATGTTGGCCTCCTCAAGATCGCGACGCAGCTTGCTCAGCTCAGCCTCACGCTTCTTGTTGAGCTCAATCTGGGCAGAGGTGGCACCGCCAGCCTCTTCCAGACGCTCACCCAATTCCTCGAGCTCACGAGCCAAATCGGCGCGCTGCTTCTCGGCCTTGGCGCGGGCTTGACGCTCGGCCTCGACCTCCTCCTCGAGCTCCTCGATGCGGGCCTGCAGTTCCTTGATCTGGCGCTGGTGCTTGCCAACAACGACCTGCTCGTCTTCGAGCTTGGCGGTGATGGAGGACAGTTCCTTGTCCTTGCGCTGGATGGTCTGCTCCAACTCCTTCTTGTTGCGCTCCAGATCGGCAACAGCCTCCTGGGTCAGCTTGAGGTCACCCTCAACCTTGCGCTTGGACTTCTCAACATCACCGCGCACCTTCTTCTCACGCTCCAGAGAATCCTCGAGTTCGTCGAGGGTCTGCTCGAGCTTAGCCTTAACCTTGTTCAAGTGGTTAATCTTGTCCTCGGCGGCCTGCAGTTCCTCACCAGTCTTCTGGTTGCTCTCGCCCTGCATCTTCTTCTCCTTGTTCAACTTGTTGATGAGCTCATCCTGGTGGGCGATCTCGTCGTTCAAGTTGCGGATCTGGTGATCCTTGGTGGCCTTATCTTGCTCGGCCTTCTGGATGTTCAGCTCCAGATCCTCGATGTCCTTCTTCAGGCCAGAGATCTCCTGGTCggccttcttcttctgctggaACAGCTGGTTGCGGGCATCTTCCTCCTGAGTCAGGCGCTCTTGGATGTCCTACAAATGCAAAAGATGCAAACAAAATTcgattgaatataaaatatggaatatatgcatatatatttcgaTGTTTCGATGAGCTCAAGTGGGTGTTGATCAATCATTCAGCTAATTTTAGCTAGGCACATCATTAGCTCGCGGATATTCTCGAAATAGCCGAGCAATTGATCCACTTGATTGCACAtgatacatatttttttcgcTGTGCGCTCAGATGAATAGTAGGtgatttaatatgtatatatgtgtgttggGAATACTTACGCGCAGCTGGTTCTCGAGGTCGTTCTTCTGGGCCTGCAACTTGGCGTTGCGTTCCTGGAAGTCCTGCAGCTGACCCTTCTCGCCGGACAGAGAGTCCAACAGAGCGGTCTTCTCAGCCAACAACTTGGCGTTCAGAGCCTCCAATTCCTTGCGCACTTTCACTTCAGCGGCATGCAGTTCCTCAGCCTTCTTGGCCTTCTCTTCCAGACGCTGTAAGTCATTAGAAACATTCGTAGGATTACTAACTGCACTACCGCTCTCCACTGGCTGTGATTGCGGTGCTGCTGGTTCGACACTTGGTTCTGCTGCTGgagcttctgctgctgctggtggctcTGCAGCCGGAGGAGCTGCCtcttcagcagcagctgctggctCACTGGGCGTTGTTGCCTCGGCAgcctttttcgtttttttggcTTTCTTCTCGTCagccattttatttaaattctaatcACAAAACTTGAACTCGAACTCgattgaattaataattggataaaatgcttttgcttgcagcaagcaaaataattcgatttgcaatttgaattgtgATTTCGATTGTTCGTATTATTCGTTAAGATTGGATAAACACGCGGCAGACCAGACGATTGGTCAAACACAACTGGAATGGCTGCTGCGAATGCACTGTGCACGATCGTTTGCCTTTTGGCTATGAAATTAGCAGCACACAGCACAACGCCCCAAAGTGGCAGGCAGCTGTTTGCTGCCCTGGCATATGTAATTGCTTCACATTCTTCGTGAttcgttttttggttttttttttttttttgctttgccttcATAATTCATAATGTGTAATTTAGAATTCGCATTGGTTGCTATCATTTCGCACTTGTGCGGTCAGCAGCAGGTGTATTCTATATTTGCGCTCTCGCTTGCACACGTCaagcatttcaattaacacacactcaaacaaaTACACTCGATAATCTTTATGGATGTGGATGTGTTGCGTTAGCTGCTGGTTATTATTACTCATCATTCGAATTGAGCTGAAccaatgcggcgtatgcgtattaATCATACGCCCTGCTATACACCTCTCATTGCTTCACTCAAGGCGCCGCCtgcctttttattatttaattagcaaaGCTAATTGGCAACTGctccacacacatacagagtgAGCGCAGCTACATTGTGCCGAGAATAGCCATCGAGATGGAGCTATAGATACAGTACCCAATATACATACGGCATACATGTAGTGTACGCACTTTtacaatatgtatttatggATACGTTTGAGATTTTTCTAGGCGCAAGTGCGCAATTGCCGAAGTGCTTATGTTTTCCAGTTAAATGCCTATGCTATGTATCTCCTTTTTTTTAGAGCGCAACCGACGAAATTCGATTAACACAGCATCTATTTTTGGTAGCTCGCAATTGCGATCAGGAATGATGATCATTAAGATCGATAGAGAAGAGAATGCGTAAGTGTTAAAGCATTCGTGCTGTAATCGTGGGCGTGGCTATTTTTGATCGCAATGATCAGCCAATGCGCTGAGGTATTAAGCATTTGGGGGGGCTTAATTAAGCCTAAAGAATTTTGTTGCTTGTCGCGTTAGTTGTACAAAATTATTGtcaaaatgcagcagcagctgctttcgCCTATCCAA
This window of the Drosophila albomicans strain 15112-1751.03 chromosome 2L, ASM965048v2, whole genome shotgun sequence genome carries:
- the LOC117564445 gene encoding myosin heavy chain, muscle isoform X8, producing MPKPAASQEDEDPTPYLFVSLEQRRIDQSKPYDSKKNCWVPDEKEGYLLGDIKATKGDIVSVGLPGGETKDFKKDQLQQVNPPKYEKAEDMSNLTYLNDASVLHNLRQRYYNKLIYTYSGLFCVAINPYKRYPVYTNRCAKMYRGKRRNEVPPHIFAISDGAYVDMLTNHVNQSMLITGESGAGKTENTKKVIAYFATVGASTKKDESQKNKGSLEDQVVQTNPVLEAFGNAKTVRNDNSSRFGKFIRIHFGPTGKLAGADIETYLLEKARVISQQSLERSYHIFYQIMSGAVAGVKEICGLTDNIYDYHIVSQGKVTVPSIDDSEEFILTDQAFDILGFTKQEKEDVYRITAAVMHMGGMKFKQRGREEQAEQDGEEEGGRVSKLFGCDTAELYKNLLKPRIKVGNEFVTQGRNVQQVTNSIGALCKGVFDRLFKWLVKKCNETLDTKQKRQHFIGVLDIAGFEIFDYNGFEQLCINFTNEKLQQFFNHHMFVLEQEEYKKEGIEWAFIDFGMDLLACIDLIEKPMGILSILEEESMFPKATDQTFSEKLTNTHLGKSAPFQKPKPPKPGQQAAHFAIGHYAGVVAYNITGWLEKNKDPLNDTVVDQFKKSQNKLLIEIFADHAGQSGGGEQAKGGRGKKGGGFATVSSAYKEQLNSLMTTLRSTQPHFVRCIIPNEMKQPGVVDAHLVMHQLTCNGVLEGIRICRKGFPNRMVYPDFKMRYKIMCPKLLVGVDKDKKATEIIIKFIDLPEDQYRLGNTKVFFRAGVLGQMEEFRDERLGKIMSWMQAWARGYLARKGFKKLQEQRVALKVVQRNLRKYLQLRTWPWYKLWQKIKPLLNVSRIEDEIARLEEKAKKAEELHAAEVKVRKELEALNAKLLAEKTALLDSLSGEKGQLQDFQERNAKLQAQKNDLENQLRDIQERLTQEEDARNQLFQQKKKADQEISGLKKDIEDLELNIQKAEQDKATKDHQIRNLNDEIAHQDELINKLNKEKKMQGESNQKTGEELQAAEDKINHLNKVKAKLEQTLDELEDSLEREKKVRGDVEKSKRKVEGDLKLTQEAVADLERNKKELEQTIQRKDKELSSITAKLEDEQVVVGKHQRQIKELQARIEELEEEVEAERQARAKAEKQRADLARELEELGERLEEAGGATSAQIELNKKREAELSKLRRDLEEANIQHESTLANLRKKHNDAVAEMAEQVDQLNKLKAKAEKEKNEYYGQLNDLRAGVDHITNEKAAQEKIAKQLQHTLNEVQSKLDETNRTLNDFDASKKKLSIENSDLLRQLEEAESQVSQLSKIKISLTTQLEDTKRLADEESRERATLLGKFRNLEHDLDNLREQVEEEAEGKADLQRQLSKANAEAQVWRSKYESDGVARSEELEEAKRKLQARLAEAEETIESLNQKCIGLEKTKQRLSTEVEDLQLEVDRANAIANAAEKKQKAFDKIIGEWKLKVDDLAAELDASQKECRNYSTELFRLKGAYEEGQEQLEAVRRENKNLADEVKDLLDQIGEGGRNIHEIEKARKRLEAEKDELQAALEEAEAALEQEENKVLRAQLELSQVRQEIDRRIQEKEEEFENTRKNHQRALDSMQASLEAEAKGKAEALRMKKKLEADINELEIALDHANKANAEAQKNIKRYQQQLKDIQTALEEEQRARDDAREQLGISERRANALQNELEESRTLLEQADRGRRQAEQELADAHEQLNEVSAQNASISAAKRKLESELQTLHSDLDELLNEAKNSEEKAKKAMVDAARLADELRAEQDHAQTQEKLRKALEQQIKELQVRLDEAEANALKGGKKAIQKLEQRVRELENELDGEQRRHADAQKNLRKSERRIKELSFQSEEDRKNHERMQDLVDKLQQKIKTYKRQIEEAEEIAALNLAKFRKAQQELEEAEERADLAEQAISKFRAKGRAGSVGRGASPAPRATSVRPQFDGLAFPPRFDLAPENEF
- the LOC117564445 gene encoding myosin heavy chain, muscle isoform X6 — encoded protein: MPKPAASQEDEDPTPYLFVSLEQRRIDQSKPYDSKKNCWVPDEKEGYLLGDIKATKGDIVSVGLPGGETKDFKKDQLQQVNPPKYEKAEDMSNLTYLNDASVLHNLRQRYYNKLIYTYSGLFCVAINPYKRYPVYTNRCAKMYRGKRRNEVPPHIFAISDGAYVDMLTNHVNQSMLITGESGAGKTENTKKVIAYFATVGASTKKDESQKNKGSLEDQVVQTNPVLEAFGNAKTVRNDNSSRFGKFIRIHFGPTGKLAGADIETYLLEKARVISQQSLERSYHIFYQIMSGAVAGVKEICGLTDNIYDYHIVSQGKVTVPSIDDSEEFILTDQAFDILGFTKQEKEDVYRITAAVMHMGGMKFKQRGREEQAEQDGEEEGGRVSKLFGCDTAELYKNLLKPRIKVGNEFVTQGRNVQQVTNSIGALCKGVFDRLFKWLVKKCNETLDTKQKRQHFIGVLDIAGFEIFDYNGFEQLCINFTNEKLQQFFNHHMFVLEQEEYKKEGIEWAFIDFGMDLLACIDLIEKPMGILSILEEESMFPKATDQTFSEKLTNTHLGKSAPFQKPKPPKPGQQAAHFAIGHYAGVVAYNITGWLEKNKDPLNDTVVDQFKKSQNKLLIEIFADHAGQSGGGEQAKGGRGKKGGGFATVSSAYKEQLNSLMTTLRSTQPHFVRCIIPNEMKQPGVVDAHLVMHQLTCNGVLEGIRICRKGFPNRMVYPDFKMRYQILNPKGIKGIEDPKKCTKILIESTELDEDQYRLGNTKVFFRAGVLGQMEEFRDERLGKIMSWMQAWARGYLARKGFKKLQEQRVALKVVQRNLRKYLQLRTWPWYKLWQKIKPLLNVSRIEDEIARLEEKAKKAEELHAAEVKVRKELEALNAKLLAEKTALLDSLSGEKGQLQDFQERNAKLQAQKNDLENQLRDIQERLTQEEDARNQLFQQKKKADQEISGLKKDIEDLELNIQKAEQDKATKDHQIRNLNDEIAHQDELINKLNKEKKMQGESNQKTGEELQAAEDKINHLNKVKAKLEQTLDELEDSLEREKKVRGDVEKSKRKVEGDLKLTQEAVADLERNKKELEQTIQRKDKELSSITAKLEDEQVVVGKHQRQIKELQARIEELEEEVEAERQARAKAEKQRADLARELEELGERLEEAGGATSAQIELNKKREAELSKLRRDLEEANIQHESTLANLRKKHNDAVAEMAEQVDQLNKLKAKAEKEKNEYYGQLNDLRAGVDHITNEKAAQEKIAKQLQHTLNEVQSKLDETNRTLNDFDASKKKLSIENSDLLRQLEEAESQVSQLSKIKISLTTQLEDTKRLADEESRERATLLGKFRNLEHDLDNLREQVEEEAEGKADLQRQLSKANAEAQVWRSKYESDGVARSEELEEAKRKLQARLAEAEETIESLNQKCIGLEKTKQRLSTEVEDLQLEVDRANAIANAAEKKQKAFDKIIGEWKLKVDDLAAELDASQKECRNYSTELFRLKGAYEEGQEQLEAVRRENKNLADEVKDLLDQIGEGGRNIHEIEKARKRLEAEKDELQAALEEAEAALEQEENKVLRAQLELSQVRQEIDRRIQEKEEEFENTRKNHQRALDSMQASLEAEAKGKAEALRMKKKLEADINELEIALDHANKANAEAQKNIKRYQQQLKDIQTALEEEQRARDDAREQLGISERRANALQNELEESRTLLEQADRGRRQAEQELADAHEQLNEVSAQNASISAAKRKLESELQTLHSDLDELLNEAKNSEEKAKKAMVDAARLADELRAEQDHAQTQEKLRKALEQQIKELQVRLDEAEANALKGGKKAIQKLEQRVRELENELDGEQRRHADAQKNLRKSERRIKELSFQSEEDRKNHERMQDLVDKLQQKIKTYKRQIEEAEEIAALNLAKFRKAQQELEEAEERADLAEQAISKFRAKGRAGSVGRGASPAPRATSVRPQFDGLAFPPRFDLAPENEF